In the genome of Paraburkholderia azotifigens, the window AGCCCGTCGACGCGACCAGCAGCACCACGACCACGTACAGCACGGCAATGGCGATATCGAGCGGTGTCAGCGCGTCGATCACGAAGACGATCAGGCCGACGACGGCGGCAAGTGCAAAGAGAACGCGCGCGTCGCGTGGCGACGTCATGCCTGCGCCCTGACGGAACATCATGACGCTCCGTGAATGCAAGGTGTCGCGGGCACGTGGGGCGGACGGCACATCTTTGGCATAGGCTTTCCTCGCGAGCGTTTGTCTGCGGGCGGCGCACCCCCGGTTCGCGCCGCCGCACGCGTCGCTCGACACTCGGAAATCCAGGAAGCCGGCCCATTTCGATCCGGATTGAAGTTTATCCGAATACCTCGAATTCCCTTGAGGTAGGGTCGCGGCGCGGCAAGGCCGGCCTGCCTCATTCGCCACTGGCGCAGTCGGGCTCTATCCTCGCGAGACAGCGCGATACTTCGCCGCCATCGACGGGCTTGGTCAGCACGCACATGGCGCCCAGATCGAGCGCCTGGCGGCGCACCGCGTCGGAGGCGAACGCCGAGATGAAAATGACGGGCTGCGTGACGCCCATTTCCAGCAGATGACGATACATGTCGAGACCGCTCATGCCGGGCATCTGCACATCGGAGATGATGCACGCCACATTGCTCACGGTGCCGGATGCGAGGAACGCCTCGGCCGACGCATAGAGCCGGACATCCCAATCCAGAGAACGAACGAGGCTCGACATCGCGGTACGGACGGATTCGTCGTCGTCGATGACTGAAGCGATCGGGTGGTTGTGCAAGCGACTTTCCTCGGCCGTTAGTTGACAACGGCACGCTGCTGCGTAATGCCGTTCAAGGTGAGTTCATCTTATGGGAATAGGCGCGCCGGGAGAATCATATGTAGGTATAGTCCGGCCAGCCTTACGGTACATGGCTTGCTGCCTCTTTCCGCGCGTGTGACGCGTCTGCACGCGCCTCGCTTGCGATGGCGGCGTGACACGCTTAAGCGTTCCTTCATTTTTCGGCGTCTATCCTGCTAACCGGTTCCCGTGCACTCCCTCGCAACCACGAGAACCGATTTAGCCGACGACGACGTCGGCTTTTTTTCGCGCAAGCCCAAGCGACGCGACGTAAGCGACGCGACGTAAGCAACGCGACCTGAGCGACGCGACTTAAGCGAGGCGGCTGTCGCGCAACGGGTTGCGTTCGGCGGGCACGGCCCCTGTGAGCACGTCCATCACGTAGTCTTTCACCAGCGCGCACACGTCGCCCGAGGTATTGCCGAACTCGGCGCCCACCAGGGTTTCCCCGCCCTTCGTGCGGCGGTTGCGCGCGATGCAGTTCAGCGGCGCCGTGCGTACGCGGCCCGCGCGCGCGAGCGGCAGCGACAGCTTGAAATGCTCGCCGGGCGCGAGCGAATTCGAGTTCACGAGCAGGCCCACGCCCGCCGCGCTCAGATCGACCGCGCGAACTTCCGTGCCCGCCATCGGACGGTCGTTTCTGGACAGATGCGCAGTCACGTCGATGCCGACGCGCACGTGCCGGCGCAGCGCACGCGAACGGACTTCCGCCGGATAGCGCAGATACAGCACGTCGAACGGCGCCGCATGCCGGCCGATCACTTCCGATTCGAACGCATGCCGGTAGCGTCCCGCGATAAATTGCCCTTCGACGGCCTCGCCGGGCGCGAAGGAGGGATCGACGTCCTTGCCCGCGAGCAGCAGGCTGACGTCGTCGAGCACGCCGACGTAGCGCGTGCGCGACGAGATGGCCGGGCCGTTTGCCAGCGTGATGACGAAGTCTTCGGGGATGCAGCCCGCTTGCGGAAAAGCGCCGACGAGCACCTGCTCGTCGTGCTCGCGCCGCGCACGCCCGGAGGACGCGGGCGCGGCCTGTTCCTGCGCGGACAGCGCGTCGTTGCGGCGTTCGCCGGGAAGCAGATGCCTGAACGGCCCTAGCGCAAAGAGCCGCTCGCATTGCTCCGCGCTCTGGACGATGTGCCCGCGGCCCATCAGCAGCTTGCCGTCCGACGTGAACACCGAAAACGGCAGCGGAACTCCGATCGTGACTTCCCGTTGCGACAGCGGCACCAACGGCATGACTCGTACTCTCCTCTCGATGGCTTTTTTGGCTTTTCGCTGCCTCGCGATTTGCGCAAATCGAGGCAGCAGCAAGTATGCACGACGTCGGTATCTTGACCAACCAGGCAAACGTTTGTCTGCGCAGATTGTTTCCACAGACGAAAAAGCGCCGGATCGCACGCGATGCCACGATCGCAACACTTCCTTTCCTGCGGTTCAAGAGTCTTCGCGGCTGCGCGTCCCTATAATGGCTCGCATCGGCGATGCCGGATGACCGGCTTTGCCGCGGCGCGGTTCGCGTGCCATGACTTCGCAGGCTCTGCATCGCGAAAGCCCTATTTAACAGGAAGGCTCGACATGACTACCCAGGCACTCACCGCCGGCATCGATCACGTTGGACTGAGCGTTCGCGATCTAAAGCAGACGCGCGACTTCTTTGTCGAATGCCTGCACTGGAAGCAGGTCGGCGAAAAGCCGGAGTACCCCGCCGCTTTCGTATCGGATGGACACGTGATGCTGACGCTGTGGCAGGTCACGCATCAGGACAGGCTCATCGAGTTCGATCGCAAGAGCAATGTCGGTTTGCATCACCTCGCGCTGCGCGTCGGCAGCGAAGAAGCGCTCGATGAAATTTTCCGGCGGGTTTCGCAGTGGCCGGGCGTCAAGGTCGAGTTTTCGCCCGAGAACCTCGGCCCCGGACCCAAGCGTCACACGATGATCTATGAACCGGGTGGCATCCGGCTCGAGTTCGATTTCGATCCGCGTCTGAAAGCGGCTGGCTGAACCGGACGCCCCATTACGGGCAGACAGGCGCGCGACGGCCAGCTATCACCGCGGGTGATACCCCTATCAAAACAAACCGCGCGTTCTCCTCGTGATCTGTTGCTAGAGTGATGCCAGTGCAGTCTGGCGGCAACGGAGCAGAGGTTGAACATGGACCAGCTTTATATGTTGAAGGCGTTCGTCTCGGCGGCGCAGCATCAGAGTTTCAGCAAGGCGGCGGCGTCGCTGGGCGTCACGACTGGCTCCATTTCGAAGGCGATCGCGAAGCTCGAAGCGTCCATCCAGACGCGCGTGCTTCATCGCACCACGCGCTCCGTCACGCTCACGGAAGAGGCGCAATCGTATTATCTGAGCTGCTGCCGTCTGCTCGAAGAACTCGACGAAGCGAATCGCCGCATCATGCGCGAACGCGAAGTGGACAGCGGCAAGCTGCGTCTCGTGATTCATCCCATGCTGGTCAGCGATACGTTCTCGCAGTTTCTGGCGAGCTATCGCGACGTCGCGCCCAATGTGAACCTTGTGGTCTCCGTGAACGAAGGCGCCGTCAATCTCTACGACGGCCAGTTCGACATGGCGATGCTGCCGCCGCATCAGGTCGAGCAGTCGGCTGTGATCCGCAGAACGTTGTTCAAATCGTCGCGCTCGCTCGTCGCGTCCGCCGACTATCTCGCGCAACGCGGCACGCCGAGGCACGCGGCCGATCTCTCCGAGCACTTCCTGCTGCTGCCGACCCAATCGCGCCAGCGCAACACGAACTACGTGCAGATGATCGAAAACGGCGAACCCGTGCAGGTGATTCCGATGTCGTCGATGGATGGCAACGACGTGCTGCTGCGCGCAGCGGCGCTCGCGGGCGCAGGCATCGCGGAGTTGCCCGAAGCGATTGCGCGTGAAGACGTGGCGATGGGCAAGCTGGTTCCCGTGTTGCCCGGCTGCTCGATCTCGGACAGCGAGGTCGAAGTCTGTCTGTTCTATTCGCACCGCGAATTGCTGCCCGCGCGCTTCAGAACCTTTGTCGACTTTTGCACAGAGTTCTTTCGTCTCAACAGCGCACGACGCCGCACGCCGTATCTGGAGACCCAGCAGCGGGCGGCGTAGCTGGCCGCTTAAGCTGCCGCCATCACGGGGCCGAACTGCGAACGGGTGACGTCCACGAATGCCTGCATCGCGCTCGACACATAGGCGTCGTGGCGACGGATGAACAGCGTCGCGACCTGCGCTTTCTCGGGCGGCAACGCATGGAGCGCGACGATCTCCTGCTTGGCCGCGCTAGCAACCACGCCGCGCGGCAACAGCGTCACACCGATACCCGCCGCAACGCACGCGACGATCGCGTCGAGCGAGCCGAATTCGAGCGGTGTGGCCGTGAGTATGCCCTTCTCCGCGAGCAGCGCATCGAGCCGCTGACGATACGAACAACCCAGCCTGAAGACGATTGTCTTGAGATCGGGCGACGCGGACAACGCGTCGATCGATCGCACGTTGCGCGACGTCACCAGCACCAGTTCTTCCTGGAAGATCATTTCGGCATGCAGGTCGGGATGATCGACGGGGCCCGCGACGAATGCGCCATCGAGCCGGCAAGCGGCCACGTCTTCCGTGAGGCTGCAACTCGTGCCTGTCGTCAGCGACAGGCGTACTTGCGGATAGATGCCCGCGAAGTTGCTGAGTATGGGCGACAGACGCAGCGCCGCCGTCGTTTCGAGCGTGCCCAGCGCGAGCGTGCCCGCCGGCGGGCCGTCGTCGAGCGCGGCGACCCGCGCGTCGGCAAGCAGCTTGGCAATGCGCGCAGCGTACGGCAGCATCCGTTGGCCCGCGGGCGTCAGGCTGACGCCGCGCACGTGCCGTTGAAACAGCGCGACACCGATCTCCCGTTCGAGAGCGCGGATTCGTGCTGTGACGTTGGACTGAACGGTATGAAGTTCTACGGCCGCCCGGTTCATGCTGCCGTGACGGGCCACTGCCTCAAACACCTTGAGGTCGGCGACATCCATGCTGGGTACCTCGATGAAATCCTTAAGGCCTTCGCGGCCTGCGGGTCGACGCTCATCGTACACCAAAGATGCAGCGCTCACCGGCGGGGCGATGGGTTCTCAACCGGGTTCGACCGTGCAAGGCACGTTGAGATACAAAGCCAGCCGCTTCTTCACTGCGCCTTGCGCCGCTTTTGCTGCGGCCCGCTCGCGGTGATCAGCGTGCATTGAACGGGATGCGCGAGTTCTGCGGCGAGTCCGCCTGCAAGAAAGAACAAGATTGCCAATAGACGTTTCATGATGCCTCCAGCTTCAAATGACGTCTTCGTTATAGCGCACAGCAGAGGTTCATTTGTGTCCCAATGTATCGGAACGCGCGCCTGATACAAGACGATTCAAATGCAAGACATGTCGACACAGCGCAGATACGCGCACTCGTTTCAATACGTCCATGTCTTCTACAAAAAAGGACGCTGACATGTTCTCCCGACTCAAGACCTTGACCACCGTCGGCGCATTCGCCGCTATTGCCGCGCTGGGTGCTGTGGTCGCCAACAGCGGCGCCGCGACGGGCGGTCCCGTCCAGAACAATCGCGCTGCGCCGGAATTCGCGGGCATCGATCAATGGTTGAATTCGCAGCCACTGACTTTGCAGCAGTTGCGCGGCAAGGTCGTGCTGGTGGATTTCTGGACGTACACATGCATCAACTGCGTCAATAC includes:
- a CDS encoding response regulator transcription factor, which translates into the protein MHNHPIASVIDDDESVRTAMSSLVRSLDWDVRLYASAEAFLASGTVSNVACIISDVQMPGMSGLDMYRHLLEMGVTQPVIFISAFASDAVRRQALDLGAMCVLTKPVDGGEVSRCLARIEPDCASGE
- a CDS encoding LysR family transcriptional regulator → MDVADLKVFEAVARHGSMNRAAVELHTVQSNVTARIRALEREIGVALFQRHVRGVSLTPAGQRMLPYAARIAKLLADARVAALDDGPPAGTLALGTLETTAALRLSPILSNFAGIYPQVRLSLTTGTSCSLTEDVAACRLDGAFVAGPVDHPDLHAEMIFQEELVLVTSRNVRSIDALSASPDLKTIVFRLGCSYRQRLDALLAEKGILTATPLEFGSLDAIVACVAAGIGVTLLPRGVVASAAKQEIVALHALPPEKAQVATLFIRRHDAYVSSAMQAFVDVTRSQFGPVMAAA
- a CDS encoding PilZ domain-containing protein, which encodes MPLVPLSQREVTIGVPLPFSVFTSDGKLLMGRGHIVQSAEQCERLFALGPFRHLLPGERRNDALSAQEQAAPASSGRARREHDEQVLVGAFPQAGCIPEDFVITLANGPAISSRTRYVGVLDDVSLLLAGKDVDPSFAPGEAVEGQFIAGRYRHAFESEVIGRHAAPFDVLYLRYPAEVRSRALRRHVRVGIDVTAHLSRNDRPMAGTEVRAVDLSAAGVGLLVNSNSLAPGEHFKLSLPLARAGRVRTAPLNCIARNRRTKGGETLVGAEFGNTSGDVCALVKDYVMDVLTGAVPAERNPLRDSRLA
- a CDS encoding LysR family transcriptional regulator — protein: MDQLYMLKAFVSAAQHQSFSKAAASLGVTTGSISKAIAKLEASIQTRVLHRTTRSVTLTEEAQSYYLSCCRLLEELDEANRRIMREREVDSGKLRLVIHPMLVSDTFSQFLASYRDVAPNVNLVVSVNEGAVNLYDGQFDMAMLPPHQVEQSAVIRRTLFKSSRSLVASADYLAQRGTPRHAADLSEHFLLLPTQSRQRNTNYVQMIENGEPVQVIPMSSMDGNDVLLRAAALAGAGIAELPEAIAREDVAMGKLVPVLPGCSISDSEVEVCLFYSHRELLPARFRTFVDFCTEFFRLNSARRRTPYLETQQRAA
- a CDS encoding VOC family protein; this encodes MTTQALTAGIDHVGLSVRDLKQTRDFFVECLHWKQVGEKPEYPAAFVSDGHVMLTLWQVTHQDRLIEFDRKSNVGLHHLALRVGSEEALDEIFRRVSQWPGVKVEFSPENLGPGPKRHTMIYEPGGIRLEFDFDPRLKAAG